A single genomic interval of Corylus avellana chromosome ca10, CavTom2PMs-1.0 harbors:
- the LOC132163712 gene encoding protein FAR1-RELATED SEQUENCE 3-like, translating to MDVHVIDVEEGMGHRGAADDGNAELNEGEVNAADNSTAHDEDGIDEPYVGMEFDSEESAKSFYDEYARRLGFSSKAGQSNRSQSDGAIITRDFVCGREGLKRRHADSCDAMLRIELKGQDKWFVTKFIKEHSHSMVSPSKVHYLRPRRHFAGASKTMAETYQGVGIVPSGVMYVSMDGNHVPGEANRGVKKTPPAESNRPGKNTGAMNYVVRPSNRKRTLGRDAQNLLEYFKKMQAENPGFFYAIQLDDDNRMANVFWADARSRTAYSHFGDAVTLDTMYRVNQYRVPFAPFTGVNHHGQTVLFGCALLLDDSEASFVWLFKTFLTAMNDRPPVSIITDQDRAIQTAVSQVFPEARHCISKWHVLREGQEKLAHVCHVHPNFQVELYNCINLTETIEEFELSWNSVLDKYDLRRNDWLQSLYNARAQWVPVYFRDSFFAVLSPNQGFDGSFFDGYVNQQTTLPMFFRQYERALESSFEKEIEADFDTICTTPVLRTPSPMEKQAANLYTRKIFAKFQEELVETFVYTANRIEGDGAISTFRVAKFEDDQKAYIVTLNYPEMKASCSCQMFEYSGILCRHVLTVFTVTNVLTLPSHYILSRWTRNAKSGVGLDEHGGELHGQESLTLRYNNLCREAIKYAEGGSIAVEAYNVAMGALKEGVKKVALVKKNVAKVAPPSSQVSGVGYDDRKTSASASDMTPLLWPRQDEVTRRFNLNDTGAPAQSVADLNLPRMAPVSLHRDDGPPENMVVLPCLKSMTWVMENKNSVPGNRVAVINLKLQDYSRTPSAESEVKFQLSRVSLEPMLRSMAYISEQLSTPANKVAVINLKLQDTETTSGESEVKFQVSRDTLGAMLRSMAYIREQLSNPAETHSEPQSKKQRK from the exons ATGGATGTTCATGTGATTGATGTGGAAGAAGGGATGGGTCATCGGGGTGCAGCAGATGATGGAAATGCTGAGCTCAATGAAGGTGAAGTAAATGCTGCTGATAATTCCACAGCTCATGATGAGGATGGGATTGACGAGCCGTATGTGGGTATGGAATTTGATTCTGAAGAATCTGCTAAGAGTTTCTATGATGAGTATGCAAGACGGTTGGGTTTTAGCTCCAAAGCTGGCCAGTCTAATCGCTCTCAATCTGATGGGGCAATCATTACTAGAGACTTTGTATGTGGCAGAGAAGGGTTGAAAAGAAGGCATGCTGATAGCTGTGATGCAATGCTCAGGATAGAGTTAAAAGGTCAAGACAAATGGTTTGTAACAAAATTTATAAAGGAGCATAGCCATTCCATGGTGAGTCCAAGTAAAGTGCATTACCTTCGGCCTCGTAGACATTTTGCCGGTGCTTCGAAGACCATGGCTGAAACTTACCAAGGGGTGGGAATTGTTCCGAGTGGTGTTATGTATGTCTCCATGGATGGAAACCATGTCCCTGGAGAGGCAAATCGCGGAGTTAAGAAAACACCTCCTGCAGAATCAAATCGCCCTGGTAAAAACACTGGGGCAATGAATTATGTTGTTAGGCCTTCTAATCGAAAGAGGACACTTGGGAGGGATGCTCAGAATTTGCTGGAATATTTCAAGAAAATGCAGGCTGAGAATCCTGGATTCTTCTATGcaatacaacttgatgatgatAACCGTATGGCTAATGTATTTTGGGCAGATGCAAGGTCAAGGACAGCTTACAGTCATTTTGGTGATGCAGTAACACTGGACACCATGTACAGAGTAAATCAGTATAGAGTGCCATTCGCTCCATTTACTGGGGTGAACCATCATGGTCAGACAGTTTTGTTTGGTTGTGCATTACTCTTAGATGATTCAGAGGCCTCTTTTGTCTGGCTTTTTAAGACGTTTCTTACGGCAATGAATGATCGTCCTCCTGTCTCTATAATCACTGATCAAGACAGAGCAATACAGACTGCTGTCTCTCAGGTGTTTCCAGAAGCCCGCCACTGTATTAGTAAGTGGCATGTCTTGAGAGAAGGCCAGGAAAAGCTGGCTCATGTATGTCACGTACATCCTAATTTTCAGGTGGAACTGTATAACTGTATCAACTTGACTGAAACTATTGAGGAGTTTGAATTATCTTGGAATTCAGTCCTTGATAAATATGATCTCAGGAGAAACGATTGGCTTCAATCATTATATAATGCCCGTGCTCAATGGGTCCCCGTATATTTTCGGGATTCCTTTTTTGCTGTTCTATCTCCTAATCAAGGATTTGATGGTTCATTTTTTGATGGTTATGTGAATCAACAGACCACTTTGCCTATGTTCTTTAGGCAATATGAAAGAGCTTTAGAGAGCTCATTTGAAAAGGAAATAGAAGCAGATTTTGATACAATTTGCACCACACCAGTACTGAGGACACCATCACCAATGGAAAAACAGGCAGCAAATCTTTATACAAGGAAAATATTTGCGAAATTTCAGGAAGAGCTAGTTGAAACGTTTGTGTATACAGCAAATAGAATTGAAGGTGATGGAGCTATTAGCACATTCAGGGTTGCAAAGTTTGAGGATGATCAAAAGGCATATATTGTCACATTAAACTATCCTGAGATGAAAGCTAGCTGCAGTTGTCAAATGTTTGAGTATTCTGGAATTCTTTGTAGACATGTTTTGACTGTCTTCACTGTGACAAATGTGCTTACATTGCCATCCCATTACATATTGTCCCGTTGGACTAGAAACGCGAAGAGTGGAGTTGGATTAGATGAACATGGTGGTGAATTACATGGCCAAGAGTCTCTGACATTGCGGTACAACAATCTATGTCGGGAAGCCATAAAGTATGCTGAAGGAGGGTCTATAGCTGTAGAAGCTTATAATGTGGCAATGGGTGCTCTTAAAGAAGGTGTGAAGAAGGTTGCTTTGGTGAAGAAAAATGTTGCCAAAGTTGCACCTCCTAGCTCTCAGGTTAGTGGGGTCGGCTATGATGACAGGAAGACCTCTGCATCGGCTTCAGATATGACCCCACTGTTGTGGCCACGACAAGATGAGGTGACACGACGATTTAATCTAAATGATACTGGTGCTCCTGCTCAATCTGTTGCTGATTTGAATTTGCCTCGCATGGCTCCTGTCTCTCTTCACCGAGATGATGGTCCTCCTGAAAACATG GTTGTTCTTCCTTGTCTAAAGTCAATGACTTGGGTTATGGAGAATAAGAATTCAGTGCCTGGGAACAGAGTAGCTGTGATTAATCTGAAG TTGCAAGATTATAGCAGAACCCCTTCAGCAGAATCAGAGGTTAAGTTTCAGCTCTCAAGGGTATCACTTGAACCTATGTTGAGGTCTATGGCCTACATCAGCGAACAGCTATCAACACCGGCCAATAAGGTTGCTGTTATAAACTTGAAG CTTCAAGATACTGAGACAACTTCAGGAGAATCAGAGGTTAAATTTCAGGTGTCCAGGGATACTTTAGGTGCCATGCTGAGATCAATGGCTTATATACGCGAGCAGCTTTCAAATCCT GCCGAGACCCACTCAGAGCCTCAATCCAAAAAGCAAAGGAAGTAA